GGGGAAACTATAGCAGCTGTGGTTTATCTGCCCACTTCCTTATGAAATCACTTGTAATGAACACTGAAAAGCTGAGACTGAAGATGACGGCTTGGATTGGAAGCTGTTAGCAGTACTATTTTGGGCTCTGTTACTTGCAATTACTCACTTATCTGTTCCTTTGTGGTGCATCTTGTTTATTAATTTGTAAATTTTGAGGCACGTGCAGATATTTAATAGATGGAAGTGAAACACTTGATTGTCTTATTTAGACTATTGCAAGTCAAGTAACTGACAATAAGGATGAACAGGAAACCTTCCTGTCTTCATTTAGTTAATGGAGTTAATTGCCTTGCTAATGTGAGAGCAGTTGATGTGCCTTCCCTGAAGGGCATGAGACAAAGAGGAGAAAGCTTGTCAAATCTatagctgctgcagagaaaaggaggggggagTTGTTAATGTGCAGAGTGGAGAGATTAAACTGTGATCACTAGGCATTAGGAAAGATGTTCTCTGACACAGTGAATGAAGGATTGAAGTGCAGGTGTCCTTGGATGCTCTACCCTTCCTTCAGTGGAGCTCTTGAGAGGTAGGTGAGCACCAGGCTACAGGTGATGTTGTGTGGGGCTCCCTCTGCGCAGGACTTCTGAAGTCTCTCCTAGCCCCAATGTGGGGTTCTTGAGATACTACAAGTTGCTCTTCTATGAATTGTATATATGTACAAGTGCACATGGTAGCCCTTCCTGTGCCGTGTGAAGTCCTTAGTTCATCACAGCCCTATGCAGCATGTATAGGAGAATGTATTTTTTGGTCAGAATGGAAGTATTCATGATGAGAGGAGAGAAAGTAAAGATGCAGTGACAAGACAGCTGTCCAGGCAGCTTTGTGTGGCACACACAGGGGCTAGAAGGAGATGGCTGAAGACAGCCTAATATGAGAAACCATCTGAAAACTTTCTTTGGGAATGAGGATAGGGAAGTACTGTGTGTGGCTTTAGTTTTAGTCTTATTAGACAGAACAAAGAGTGAGGAAAACCAGAGGCTTGATCCTCAAGGTCTCCTTTAGGACCAAAGCGACTTAATCAGATTGTCTTGGAGCACTGTACATCCAATGCAAACAGGCTGATTGAAATGCTACAGTGACATTGTACATAAATAACTCTAAACATCTTGAACAGGTACAACTCTAATTgcaaataaagatattttttgctTATCCCCCAAATTGCGTTTGATTCAGCCTTTCGTTGAAATCCTTTAGTAGACCAATAGTGTCCCAAAAGCtcacttgcttttctcttctcttacaCAGCTGAACACAGACTGGAACAAATATGATGACAGGTTaatgaaagcagctgaaagggGAGATGTGGAAAAGGTTTCATCAATCCTGGCCAAAAAAGGAGTCAGTCCCACCAAACTGGATGTGGAAGGGAGATCTGCGTAAGTAACTCCCAGTGCTCCAGTAACGGTGCTGGGAAGCCACCGAAAGCCACTTAATCCCTAAATCTTGTTGCTGCTCTAAAACCTCTTCTTTTAATACATAAATCTGTGTAATACATCATCTTAGATTAGAATCTCATCCAGATTAGAATACCAGATAGCCAGAATGTGAAATTTTCATAAGCAATCTTCACTTCAACGTGAAGATGAGCATTTAAATACTTGCTCTTGCCAGATTTGAATGTTAAGGAGACATGGAAAGCATATCGGGTTTTCTTCTGGTTCTCTGATTCAATGATTACTTCTCAGAAAGCTGTCTTGTTCCTTAAAGTAGGAACTGCAAGTAGTATCTGCAAGACTCTTGGCTGGGTTTGGATGTTGTCCAAAGCTGGGTTTGCACTGCGTGATGCTTTCAGTATACAGCTTTGACTTCCCTGCTTAATATTACCATTTTTGTCTATAAAACAGATGGGTTTCAacaaagtattttctatttgtaGATTCCATGTTGTAGCATCAAAGGGAAACCTGGATTGCTTGAACACTATCCTTATTCATGGAGTTGATATCACAGCCACGGATGCTGCAGGTAGGCTTCCTCACGCATCCCAGTGCAGCTTGCAGCAGTTCTTggcttggttttcattttggagTAGAATCAAGCTGAACTCTGGGGtagattttcctcctttctgtagCAATGATTGTGGCTTATTGCTGAGCTTCGAGGAAACTGTCGTGTCCTGGCCTGTAAGTTCTTGAGTTCTGCTGCATTCATGAACTTTGGGTTTGTGCTGCTCTAAATATAGTCTGCACCAGACTCACTGGTGAGAtcagcatttctgcttcagaatcACTGTATAGGAACAGTTCTAAATGGATTTGTGTTCATTTAAATACTAAGTGTATTTCACTGAGCCTTATGAAGTGCTGTACACAATGAGGATTGGAGCTAAATGGTGTTTGGGCACCCATACTGGGCCCTCCAAAATCCAGAGCATGtctgtgctgtgtttctttggaaTTTGCATGTGTGGTATCGAGTTTGTGTGAAGGTCTTGGGGAAGAGGTAATTAAAAAGGTGCTAATTTTGCCTTGGATTATTTAACATGGCTAATGAATATTCTCTTATTTTCAGCTCCAGTAGCTGAAATAACGCAGCCTGCTCCTTTCATATGACACATCAGCTTTGTAAATGCTTATATGGAGTCATTTACAGTACTTTGAGATTGATTTCGTTACAAAACTTGACTCCTTGGTTGCAGTTTCTCCAAAGCAAGAGAAGactgtaaaaaaataagaaaatacaggagagaTGACTTGGTTATAGCACTGGCAGAACTGAAGGGGGGCACGAGGACTGTTGTAGCTGAAATGATAATGCTTTAGTGAAGTACAAATGAACGTCTTATGAATGATTGTTGCAAGGTTAGTAACAGACTTcctgagaagcagcacaggcatGTTGAACTTGTGTGTGGTGTTTCTAAATGCATGTTAACATAGATCCTGAGTTGACGTTGATCTCTTTTTAGGTAGAAACGCACTGCACCTCGCTGCGAAATACGGACATGCTTTATGTTTGCAGAAGCTGTTGCAGGTACTGGAAATACAGCTTGtctgttgcttttgttcttgagagggggggaaaaaggtgCTTTTAATAAATTTCATTAATGCAACAATATTGGGGAGTTGTCTTAGGTGTTTGTGCTCATTTGAATCTTTAGCTTTTGATGTGTtctcattttgtgtttgtatgaTGCATGTCTGTGTGCAGATATACATGGCACGTTTTCTGTGGAGTGCCAGAACTAGTAGCGACGTCGGTAGTGAAGGAGTAACGACAAGTAGCGGAGAATCTTAGCCATAGATTTTGAAACATCTGAAAGTGTTTGTGAAAAGTCAGTGTGGGAttgtgcattttctttgcatagTCTTAATTTACTTCTACAACTCTTGATCAGTGTGTTCAGAGCACTGAAGTGCATGTACccatagctttttcttttatctatGTCACTGTATTTGTAAAATAGAAATTTTCTTCAATCACTAGTTAATGCTTTAATTCAAACCTCAAAACATTTAATGTTTTGGAAGTGCAATCTGAATCCTAAGGGATAACTGGGGTTGCTTATTTTAACAGTACAACTGTCCAACGGAGAATGTGGATCTTCAAGGAAGAACTGCTCTGCATGATGCAGGTGAAcggttttgcttttctggtaACTGTACTATGAAATCTAGATTGAGTTAAGGGATTACTTTTCAGATGGATcaaattcttctcttttcatttttgtgactGTAGtaggagaaaatgttttatgttgtCAAGATATTGGTCCTCTAACAAACCTGTTAATAGTCTCAGCAGAGGTTATAGGTCTGGAAGGCTCTTCTGGTGCCCATGAATTGTCTAGTAAAATCTTAAGCAAGTATCCTGAGCAGTGTTTTAGAGCAGTGGTGTTAGTAGGTTGAGATACCTTCACTGTGGATTATCTGCATCCTCATGTGCATCTTGAACAGTTGCGTTTGATTTCTTTCATGCACGTTTGAGGTGGTTGTGTGAGAATTAAGTTGTAGAGCCTTGGCATGCTTTAACTTGATTGTGTGAATTTCTGTGAAGCAGATAGACCCAAGGAGGTGGTTGGGGTTTCACAAAGGCTGTTTTCAGCAGTGTaacttgctctttttctcttgaaagcTATGTCAGACTGTTCCTCGAGCATACAACTATTGTGTGATCACGGGGCCTCAGTGAATTCAAAAGATGGAGTAAGTTGTTGCTAATAAATGTTGCATTCCCTGCACAAACTCTACTGGAGTTCTtgtgctttctctgctttccctccttcccttaTTTCTTCTGCCCTTCCTCTCTTCAGGATGGGAGGACACCGCTGGTGCTGGCCACTCAGATGTGTCGTCCCACCGTTTGCCAGCTTCTGCTAGACAGAGGAGCAGATGTTAATGCCAGGGACAAACAGAACAGGTAATGCATGCAGAGGCTTGCCAGAGTGCCTGCTGACATTTAAAGGGTAATAAAAAGCTGTCACTCGGCTTTCaggctgcaaaataaatatgctaAATTCAGTGGAAAAGAACCCGGGATTTAGTTCAGAGGTACATGTGCCAGTTCAATAACGCAGATACGCATGGCCTTATTTCACTGCTTGTTCTTGCATCCTAAATACATACAGGCTTGTTGCTGCCAGCAGAGAAACTGCACTTGGTTGTTTTAAGGGTTTGTCTGTCCAAAGCTGCATCTTGCACCCATTGGGATCAATATGCAGAATGGGTCATGACAAAGGTGCCACTCTGACAAGAAGTACTTGAGTCCCATTGGAGGTCCAAAGGGACCTAAAGGCCTTGAAATGTTTGCTTCTATGTTTATGGAAAGGGGCCAGGGGAAGGGTTTTCTATttgtagctgctgcttctgccagttATTTCTTGGGAGGGTGACTGCCTGGTGGCCAGTGGACAGAAGGCTGCTGTGGGACAAAGCATGGGTACTTGCATTGTGCGTTTGGAAGCTGGCAAGTGTTTGGAAGGCATTGCCAGGGCTCTCAAGCTGAACTTGGCCCACCCTGAACTTTGTCTAAACTTCTTGTCTTGTTTGTTGAGATTTCTATCTAAATAGAGAGGAAGCCAAAGTCATAAGAATTCAAAACACTGGGTGGCTCTCCCGCAGGCAGTAGGTTTATGTTGGGTTTCATCAAAATACTGCTATTACAGTGGGTTTGGTTgctttttaacaaatatttatcCATTGACCAAATAACTTCTTAAAGATTAGTTTCCTGTCTTGATAGAGGAGAGATTCCTTGACTCAAGCTTCTGTGATTAGACATAAGTGTATGAAGGATTCTTTCTGTGATTGCTCTGTTAAAGCATGAGCTCCCTGAGTCTCTGAACACTCTTTCTCTCCATCCTCAGGACTGCCTTAATGTTAGGCTGTGAATACGGCTGCAGGGATGCAGTGGAAGTTTTGCTCAAAAATGGTGCGGATGTTAGTTTGACTGATGGCCTTGGTCATGACTGTGCTTACTATGCCAGGATTGGGGACAATATTGACATTTTGGCTTTAATAAAAGCTGCCGTTGAGGATTCCAGCAAAGGTATGAACAACGTGACTACAACAGCTTGCTGTTAGTCTTTCATTTGAATTGTGCATCTTCCCACTGCTATGTCTGCAGGAACTATGTTTTTGGAGGGCAGCTGTAGTCCTTTGAACACACAGGTGATAAACTGCCTGTTAGTGAGGGGAAAGagggctttggggttttgttttttagtaCAGCTTTTAAGGTAAATGCAGGCTCTGATGCCTCGAGGTTTTAACATTGCTTGAACCTGGCATTGCAGTATTGATCATAGGAGTTATTTAGGCTCATTTATAGAAAAACTTTGTACTTGTGAATGTTTCCATGTTGGATTAACTGGGGTGGTGGTGAAATTATCAGAAATGGATAGAATCAGCTGTTGGTGTTGCAGGAGtctgaaatgcatattttaactTCCTGCTTTTGTGATGTCTTTTTAGGAAGCGATACCATGAAGAAGGGGCAGCCCGAACAAAAGGTAAGTCTGCTTGTACTATGTCTCTCTAAGGCAGTATATTCCTGGGGTTGCTGAGAGGGTGATTAAGATTGTGCTGTGATGCAAAACTAGTTCAGTGGTTTTTGAATTCTTAACTTCATTTGTAGCTGAGAAGATTCCCTCTGTAATCAGATAGGGTGGCTATTTCTATTTGAGAAATAGTTGATGATGTGCGTATTTGGGATTACAGTTTTGACAAGCATCCCATTTTCTGTCTGGATGAGATCATGAGTGACCTCTTGCTGAGAAGCAATCTgtcaaaatgcaaatgctggTAGTATTGCCCCCCCAGCGGGAGCTGGGATGGAGGCAGAGCTCGCTGTACCCAGAAATGGATGTCTGCAGAACACAGCAGGAATGTAAATTAATGCTTTACTGTTGCAATAACAGATTACTAATGTGTCACAGAAGTGGAATCGGCTGCATGCACAGGAGGAGGTGAATGTCAAGCTGTATCAGAAGGAACATAATGCTCAGGTAAGCGAGAAGGATTTCTCTGACTTGCATATTCCCATATGTATAATGAAACAGACACACTAAAGACAAGATGTGCTTGCAAAGGGAGCATTAGTGATTCCATTAAAGGTCATATATATTGCTGTTTACTTAAAACTTAATTGCACAACTGTGTAATGTGGCAATTGTGCAAATAAGCTGtaaacttcaggaaaaacataCTTGTTTGTGTAATAAATAGTTGCAAGTCTCTTCATGTCTTAACTTTTCCTAACTCTTAAACCTTTTGTCTACTTCCACCTGCAGTAAAATCAGAATCATAAATGAGGAGGGtttatttttcaacattctCTCAGTGTCTGACTAAAAATAACCTGTTGTAATGGTTCTACTAACAGTATTGATTTTCTCATCTCATTACTGTGTCATTACAGTTCTCAGAAAGGTAAACACCGTTTTAAGCTCTGGGGAACAAACCGCTGAGAAGTTGAGGCCTgcattctgaaatgctttataaTTAAAGGATAAAGATCTCTAAAGGCAACTTCTCTGCTTTGAGCTAAAGTAGTTGCCCCAGTTAAGGTGGCGCTTATCAGGCAAGAGTTAAAGAGGCTTTGTTGTTTGCATGTGAGCACTGGACTGACTGATGGGGCACACACCTATTGCTTGGGTTTGTTATCTGTTATTAGGGTGGTTCTTGGGGCTGTTTGGAACAGTTAGCACACCTGAGGGTTGCTGTGCTTCGTGCTGGTGAGGCTTTTTCATCACACCTTTGGCTGCAGCAGTCAGGTTTGAGGAACTGTTTTAACGTCAGCTATTTATACTTGTTAACAGACAGCAGATAAGCAGCCTCTTGAGGGCTGTCAGCATCGAATGCAATCTTGCTCTGCTCATACTTTCAAAACCTGTATGTACCCTTGTAAGAGAATGAGCTATCTGGAACTGAAAAGCTTAAAGACTGGAGCTTGTGCATATGTAAACCTTCAGAATGAACCAGACCTGGAGTAAGGCCCCAAAATCACTAGGGGATTCACTAGGCAAGGCTTGGTGTCTTTAGTGACTGTTAAATCTGCTGGTTCAGATTCTTTAGTTTTCCCAGTGTGTGTGTCGTGTggtgctttgttttaatttcatattttgaCTTTTAAGGAGTTGGAGTTGGAAAATCAAGATTTGAAAGATCGAATGAGAGAAGTGGAAGAGGAGCAAAGGATGCTGCTGGATAGAATCAGTGGGCTGCAACTGCAACTGAGTGAGGTAAGCTTAGTGTTGGAATAACCTGACTGGAAAGCTGTAATAACCACCCAGTGCTGACAGAGGAGGCTAGTAGAGGTAGAAGGGAAAGGATGTGgtctttgctgctttcctgtgaATCATTTCTGTGTCAccatcattttcttctgctgcaaaaGCCTTTGGTCTTGTAATAATATTCAGAATCTGAGGATTCGGGATCTGACCTGTTACAGTGTCATTCACTGGTGCTCATAAATTTGAGCAATAACTTCACAGTGTAATGTGAACTGTGAGGTGTTCTGGCAAGTTGCAATAGAGAGTAAACTTCACCTGCACAACTAAATGTAGGTGGTGTTACACTTTATCATAGCCGCTGCTCATTTTACAGCGCTTGTTTcaagtggaaacagaaaaatcttcaattcgcaaaaacagaaacaaaggtTTCAATAAGGGGTTTCTCACCCATATTTGAAaccctgtttttaaaaaagttccCTGCTCTTAAAGGTGTAAATATGATCAGTAcaattaaggaagaaaataaaaccaggattttttcccctttgtggAGGCTCACACTTGTTCCCAAATTGTGCTTTTGGAGAGGTACATTTTAAGAGGGTGCAGCTTCCCCTCAATGTAGCACATGGAtagaaagaatatttcttaCTGGAATCATTCTTATCTGAACTGTTCTCTTAAACATTGCCTCTGTAAAACTAACTCCTTAATACTCACTTTCCAAAATCAACTAACTTCTACTGAAAAACTGTACTCCTCTGCCTCAGTAGTGTATGATTTAGATACCTAAAGATAGTCCAGTTGTCTTGTATGCATGTCAAGAGACATTGCTCTGTCAAAGACCCTGAACttctgtttgtctttatttctcttccagagGTTAGATGGTAAAGCAAAGGGGAACAGTCAGAAGTGTGTAGCATTAAAACTGGGGTAGACTTGTCAGCTGCTGAACTGTGTGTGAGCCCCTTAAACGTCATTGCAGAAATGATTTGTGGGgggattttctttgttatttttgcagGAGCAAATGTTTGCAGATGATCTTGAGAATGAGGTACGATATCACCTGCAAGTGTGATAGAACTGGAAGTAGGGAAGCGACTATCGCATTTAAGTAATGGTATTTatagagaaaagcaaagctatcTGTAAATGCTAAATGAAATATCTACTGATACGTGCTCAGCTTATACAGCTGCACAGCACTTCTGTTACTACAAATAATATATGTAATCCCTATGGCACCTTTACAGCAGACTTTAATATTATAAATACGTCTTTAGTGACTTTCAGTAATGCAAGGTTAATAAATGTGATAAGTTAAACAGTAGCAAATAATGGTGCTTATTCCCTTGACTCATTGTTCAAGACTCCTCTTGTGGAGGAGCAGTGGAAGAACTTCAGAATCAACCATTTAAGAATCCTTTTCAGTGCTGGTCTTGGTTGAAGTTCTCCCTAAACTTTATAAAAGTTGCTTGAGCTCTTACAAGTCTGTCTCTCCTTGTGGCTTTGGCTACTTggcattttttctctttctctttcagaaggATGAGCTGAAGAAAATCCTAACCACcaaggaaaaacagcaggaggaaagctTAAGGACTATCGAAGCTCTCAAAGCTAAACTCAAGTATTACGAAGTATGTGAATTGATTTGAAATGTAATACAGCAATTGGTATTTACTGTAGTAAATACTTAAGCGACTGTTGAAAGGCTTAAATGGTTATCTCCTTATAAAAGCTTTCCCTGCCCTTTAATCCCTAGTTTaacatagagaaaaaaatttgaaatgaattttcagctttactttgtatttctttctgtttgcctttAGGTTGATTTTGTGGGATCTGGAAGTAACTTTGCTAATAGTAAGTATTTAGTTATTAAAACTTGCCATGCATGATGCAGTGTTAGAATATAGATAAAGGgtgtgtttttcctgttctctcttccttttattGGTCTTAACTGTAGGCAAGCACAATGTGTGTCTGCACTTGAGACCTCAGAATCCAGTCAGCTGGGCACAGTTGGGTTTGCACGTGAGGCACTGTTGATCAGTCTTGCTTACGAGTGACTGGTCTTGTAACTCTCCTGCATCTTCTgataacatgaaaaacaagctgAGCAGGATCTGTGCTCCCAACCGAGCTCCCTTGTCTGTCCTTCATATCTTAAACAACACTCATGTCTAGCTTATGATGAGAAAACCATGGTCTTCTGCATCCAGCTTGGTCACAGGCTTGTCTTGCACTTGTCTAACTTAAAAATGTTACTTAATCTGTCATGAGCCCTTGTGAGAGCTGTTTGCCTGCCTGTGGGGAAGGATCATTCATTTGGAGTGCAAGGGGATGCTTTTCCCTGGTGTGTTCATGGTGCTTTTCATGACTTCTGCAGAAGGGTTTACTGAGCCCGTTATCGTCCCATTGAACAGAAtaaaatgaggaaggaaaatcGTAGTTTTGGTGACTGTGTTACTGTTTTTAACCAGAGACTAAGtgctctttgctttgaaaatctaGGAAAAGAAGATTTATTACTTAAACAAGGGCAAGTGTTTGCTGCGGAATCACAGGTAATAAATATGTTACTGCTTGGGAGAGTTCTAAGATATTTATACTTGGGAAAGCTAAATGTAGTTATAAATGTCTGTATATTAACCATTGCTTCTGAATACAGTTTCCAGTAGTACTTGCTTGGTTAcgtttatttttaagtgctggTGCCCTCTAGAGCTACACATGTGACATAGCTCTAAGTGCTGCGACACTGCTGGATGCTGAATGGTCTGTAATGAGCATCCTTACAACTCAATCACTGCTGGATCAACAGTCAGTGTAAAGGGCACTTGGTTTTCACCCTCCATAATTTTTCTCTActttaaattcagttaaaattcaggaaactttattttcctgccGGCAAAACAACAATTTCCTGACACTTTTGGCTGCTGATAGCTAGCTACCTTTTAAAGCAACAATTCAGTTATAAACAAGATCCATCAGACCCTGACAGTGAGTCATACATGACAGGGGCTAGTCCTAAGTGACAAGCTGTTCTTACACTTGAGTAATGCTTTTGGAGGTGAGTGATGGCTGGAAATAAAGCTGTACATCCTGGGCTTTCTGGCCAGATTTCAGATAtatgtatttttgctgttctgctgctaACACAGAAAAATCCAATCTTTTCTGCCATGTTTCACATAAGGCTATCCTGTGGTCTTAGGATTTCTTTATCCTTAACTGCAGTTTGAAATGAGTTGATGTGTaattcttcacaaaaaaaaaaaaaaaaaaaaacaaaaccaaaaagaaaggaaaaagggggtGGGTGGGTACAAAAGCCAACTgacccaaaaacccaaaccatgtCACAGGCAGGAATTAATGTGCTTTAAGCTAGTCTAAGCCTAGCTTCCAGCCTGCCTGACAGCAACACAGTGCTTTCTGGCCCTTGGAACACGAACAAGTGAAGGGTGGTAGTGAAAACCACATaacaggaggcagagctgcatTTTGGGAGATCCCTTCCTGGACAGTAAATTAAATGAGTGCATTCCTCAGTGTTTTTAGAGAGAAGGTTCCATCAGCCATGACAGTGTCTGTtctaattccttttaaaattattttcacatgctTGAGGGCCAGGGGAAATCtcataataaatgaaatttcttcTAGTAGATGAGTGATTGAATATGAAGAATATAACAAGGGGAATGAAATGAATATACTATACCCGTGCTTTAGTGTCAGTGGGTCTGATGGTTGGGAAATGGTAATGTAGAGCTCTGTTAAAGATTTTGTCtgttaaaagctgaaatacacGTGTTCTGTAATATGGGCAAGAATAGAGGAGTGTGTTTCTAAGGAACAAAGAAATCTCAGGCCTGTTTTGTGCTCACATCACCATGGGTTTAAGACAGTTATGTATGTGGCTTGTCAAACCTGTAAATGTGTATCTGTTTTGCGCCAATTTATCTTCAGTCCAGGTCTATGCTGAGACCCCTGGAGCTCTCCCTGCCTAACCAATCACccacttcagagaaagaaactttAAAGAAGGAACTTGACAATGTGAGGAGCTGCTATGgtgcagcaaaggaagaaatcagCAAATTGCAGCGAGAGCTGTCTCACAAGGTATCGGAGTGTAAAGCTTTGGCATCAGAGTGTGAAAGAACCAAGGCGGAATCTGACGGACAGATAAAACAACTGGAAGATGCTTTAAAAGATGTGCAGAAAAGAATGTTTGACTCGGAAGGCAAAGTTAAGCAAATGCAGACCCACTTTCTTGCTCTGAAAGATCACCTAACTAACGAAGCTGCTTCGGGAAACAGTAAGCTAACAgaggagctgaaggagcagttgaaagaaatgaaagccaaGTATGAAGGAGCCTCTGCTGAAGTGGGAAAACTGAGGAACCAGATTAAGCAGAACGAATTGCTGGTTGCAGAATTCAAGAGAGATGAAGGCAGGCTagtggaggaaaataaaaggttgCAGAAGGAACTTGTGAAGTTGGAGATGGAACGAGataaaaggggaagaaatgtcATGGAGTTAGAAGGGCAGctcaaagaaacagcagcaaagttgGCCCACTCGGTAACTTCAGAGACATTTGAAAACATGAAGAGTTTGTTATCGAACGAAGCGAATGTGAAAGCAAGGAGGTTAGCAGAGATGGAAGGAGAGCATGAAAAACTGCAGGCAGAGATTCTGCTTCTGAAGAGGGAATCTGAGAGTCAGAAAGCGAAACTGGCTCAGCGCGTAAAGCCAGAGGAGCACGAGCAAATGAGGAGTCggtttgagaagaaaaatgaagagctTGGAAAGGCAGTTTCTGAATTGTCACAGAAGAATCAGGCTCTGCAGAAGGAGCTTGAAAGATTGCAGACTGATAACAAGGTATTTAAGCAACAAATCCAAATgctaaaaactgaaatgaaaagccagAATGTGCCTTTAAAAATCCACGAGGaattgaagaaaacaaatgatcTGACTGTCAGCGACCTGACCAGGAAGCTTTTTGAATTAACGAAGAAGTACAAcgaaagcaaagcagaagctgagaaGTTGTTGGTAGAGAAGAACAACTTAAGTGAGAACATCAGCCACTTCCAAGCTGTGTAcctgtctccagagcagcacaaaaaaGAAGTGGAAGCTTTAAAATGTAGTGGTAttgagctggaaaagcagcttgctgagcttcagaaaaaatatgatGCTGAACAAGCCCAAGTGTGCAAACTGGTCTCTGAAAACACAGCCATGAGAGAGACTCTTGGGGATCAGTATGTGTTGGCTACAACACATGAAGAGGTTAAAACAGCCTTGAATAACACCCTCGAAAAGACCAACAAGGAGCTGTCAGATCTGAAGGCAAAAATGGAAGAGGTAAAGCAAGAATTCATGAAGgtgaatgaagaaaatggaacCTTGAAAAATAAGGTGAAACTCTTACAGAATCAACTGCAAACTGAGTATATA
Above is a genomic segment from Strigops habroptila isolate Jane chromosome 9, bStrHab1.2.pri, whole genome shotgun sequence containing:
- the UACA gene encoding uveal autoantigen with coiled-coil domains and ankyrin repeats, whose product is MKSLKSRLKKHEAVIGGSALNTDWNKYDDRLMKAAERGDVEKVSSILAKKGVSPTKLDVEGRSAFHVVASKGNLDCLNTILIHGVDITATDAAGRNALHLAAKYGHALCLQKLLQYNCPTENVDLQGRTALHDAAMSDCSSSIQLLCDHGASVNSKDGDGRTPLVLATQMCRPTVCQLLLDRGADVNARDKQNRTALMLGCEYGCRDAVEVLLKNGADVSLTDGLGHDCAYYARIGDNIDILALIKAAVEDSSKGSDTMKKGQPEQKITNVSQKWNRLHAQEEVNVKLYQKEHNAQELELENQDLKDRMREVEEEQRMLLDRISGLQLQLSEEQMFADDLENEKDELKKILTTKEKQQEESLRTIEALKAKLKYYEVDFVGSGSNFANRKEDLLLKQGQVFAAESQSRSMLRPLELSLPNQSPTSEKETLKKELDNVRSCYGAAKEEISKLQRELSHKVSECKALASECERTKAESDGQIKQLEDALKDVQKRMFDSEGKVKQMQTHFLALKDHLTNEAASGNSKLTEELKEQLKEMKAKYEGASAEVGKLRNQIKQNELLVAEFKRDEGRLVEENKRLQKELVKLEMERDKRGRNVMELEGQLKETAAKLAHSVTSETFENMKSLLSNEANVKARRLAEMEGEHEKLQAEILLLKRESESQKAKLAQRVKPEEHEQMRSRFEKKNEELGKAVSELSQKNQALQKELERLQTDNKVFKQQIQMLKTEMKSQNVPLKIHEELKKTNDLTVSDLTRKLFELTKKYNESKAEAEKLLVEKNNLSENISHFQAVYLSPEQHKKEVEALKCSGIELEKQLAELQKKYDAEQAQVCKLVSENTAMRETLGDQYVLATTHEEVKTALNNTLEKTNKELSDLKAKMEEVKQEFMKVNEENGTLKNKVKLLQNQLQTEYISLKDHETTVATLNKSMQELQQNNTAVRAEYKRGQEEILQLHAEIEAQKKELDTIQECIKSKYAPVASFEDREQSFEATVRELKAQLEEQAQKYREIEEENKKCKEENEKLKTGVLSIQNDLQQNYILAEKSREMEKMFTSKMEELNKQLRDLLQKYTGEKEKDELEESIEQPVTVQAEHLSAEQIEALKRALGHTIEDLREALRNKKECYEKETLKVGQLQQELSGLKESSIPLVEYTQMKETLEQEIVAIKTILREKEEENQVKTKEISKLQCEMQLTQQALTDLQRKEVIDLSEYESMKSALEAQINSIAESLSNMNRKYEEAREEALQAKKSELSLKDEKELLQLRSCSIEQEIKDQKERCDKSLTTIMDLQKRIQESAKQVEAKDNKITELLNDVERLKQALNGLSQLTYTTGIPSKRQNQQVEMLQNQVKTLQQQLADAKRQHQEVVSVYRTHLLSAVQGHMDEDVQAALLQIIRMRQGLVC